TCGCTGAGTGCCTGAACGCGGCCAAACCGCACGCTGACGGAATCGAGGCTGAAAAGCGGCGTCATGACGATGCGCTCTGGGCAACCGGGGTTGCGACCAGGACGGCTTCCACATCGAGCAGCGGGTCATCGAGCCGCTCGCGCCAGCGCCGCACTAGCGCAATCAGCCCATTGAGCAGCAGCACCACGACCAGCAGCACAAGGCCCAGCGCCAGCGCCAGCGGCAAGTCGCCCTTGCTGGTTTCCAGCGCAATCGAGGTCGTCATGACGCGCGTGAAGCCCTCGATATTGCCGCCCACGATCATCACCGCGCCGACCTCTGAAATGGCGCGGCCAAAGGCGGCCATCAGCACCGTCAGCAAGGCATAGCGCTCGTCCCACAGCAGGATCAAACCGCGCATGAATCGGCCCGCGCCCAGCGACTCGAACTGCTCGCCGTGGCTGCGGTCGGCGTCGTCAATCGCCTGGCGCACCAGCGCGGTGACCACCGGCAGCACCAGCACGCTTTGCGCCAGCACCATCGCCTTGAAGGAAAACAGCCAGCCCAGAAAACCCAGCGGCCCGGTGCGCGACAGCAGCAAATACACCACCAGCCCGACCACCACCGAAGGCAGGGCCAGGGCGGTGTTGAGCAAGGCCAGCACGGCGGCGCGGCCCCGAAAGCGCGCCACGCCCAGCCAGGCGCCCAGCAGCAACCCGGCGCTGCAGGCAATCACGCAAGCCAGGGCGCTGACGGCCAGTGACCGGACGACGATGCCGGCCAACAGGGGGTCGAGCGAGGTGATCAGCGAAAAAGCCGTGACGGCGCTGCTTGAGAAGGTGTTCATGCGGTGCGGTTTGCCAAAACTGTAGCGCAGCGCCCAAGACTTTTCGTTGTCTAGGTAGTAGTCGCTATGAAGCCGTTTACATAGGAAAACAGCGTGTTTGCGTGCCGGGGTCCGCACGGATAATCAGCGCACACGCCATGCACAAAGTCCAAC
This DNA window, taken from Polaromonas hydrogenivorans, encodes the following:
- a CDS encoding ABC transporter permease; the encoded protein is MNTFSSSAVTAFSLITSLDPLLAGIVVRSLAVSALACVIACSAGLLLGAWLGVARFRGRAAVLALLNTALALPSVVVGLVVYLLLSRTGPLGFLGWLFSFKAMVLAQSVLVLPVVTALVRQAIDDADRSHGEQFESLGAGRFMRGLILLWDERYALLTVLMAAFGRAISEVGAVMIVGGNIEGFTRVMTTSIALETSKGDLPLALALGLVLLVVVLLLNGLIALVRRWRERLDDPLLDVEAVLVATPVAQSASS